A genomic window from Salvia hispanica cultivar TCC Black 2014 chromosome 5, UniMelb_Shisp_WGS_1.0, whole genome shotgun sequence includes:
- the LOC125188262 gene encoding uncharacterized protein LOC125188262 produces the protein MELLYLLCSIISTTITSLLLSLLLPFRRFSTADALLNRRNSVSLYQGTVFHERRRPVHHSFRYSVRYALIDLDNAPHPPPNHLSAEEARSASHTNGPVFLLTIPPSVGYEQNPLSVYYCYDVEGETKTLTKCIAEVTNTPWGERVTFLFNPNSDLVAKPLHVSPFMDMMGKWSLRTNDPADNLHIVISVQHPELGNYFTASLTAKRVASSASDNHSWFFWLMPHKVALWIYWHALKLWWKNVAFVQHPRYQNSTYREDASQILISLCLLCRSVSS, from the exons ATGGAGCTGCTGTATCTCCTGTGCTCCATCATCTCCACCACCATCACCTCCCTCCTGCTGTCCCTCCTCCTCCCCTTCCGCCGCTTCTCTACCGCAGATGCCTTGCTCAATCGCCGCAACTCCGTTTCTCTCTACCAAGGCACCGTCTTCCACGAGCGCCGCCGCCCCGTGCACCACTCCTTCCGCTACTCCGTCCGCTATGCCCTTATCGACCTCGACAATGCGCCGCATCCACCGCCCAATCACCTCTCCGCCGAGGAAGCACGTTCCGCTTCCCACACCAACGGACCGGT TTTTCTGTTGACTATACCTCCAAGCGTGGGATATGAGCAAAATCCCTTGAGTGTGTATTATTGCTATGATGTTGAAGGCGAAACGAAAACTCTCACAAAATGCATTGCTGAG GTTACTAATACTCCTTGGGGTGAAAGAGTGACATTTCTATTCAATCCAAACTCGGATTTAGTTGCCAAGCCTCTTCATGTCAGCCCTTTCATG GACATGATGGGGAAGTGGAGCTTGAGAACAAACGACCCTGCTGATAATCTCCATATAGTTATATCGGTACAGCACCCCGAACTTGGTAACTACTTCACTGCATCATTGACAGCCAAAAGAGTGGCATCTTCAGCATCAGACAATCACTCGTGGTTCTTCTGGTTGATGCCCCATAAAGTCGCGTTATGGATATATTGGCAT GCTCTCAAGCTTTGGTGGAAAAACGTAGCATTTGTACAGCACCCGAGATATCAAAATTCAACCTATCGAGAAGATGCTTCTCAAATTCTGATTTCATTGTGTTTATTGTGTAGGTCAGTAAGCTCATAG
- the LOC125191008 gene encoding protein TIFY 5A: MKRNCNLELRLVTPSMLDLNDESSNKKQQLSIFYNGKMACCDATELQVRAIISLASREAEEKSSKNLAAMNSPVYSAATGLSMKRSLKRFLEKRKSRAQTISPYSIARQ, from the exons ATGAAGCGCAACTGCAATTTGGAGCTTCGCCTCGTCACGCCTTCCAt GTTGGATTTGAACGACGAGAGTTCGAACAAAAAGCAGCAGCTGTCAATTTTCTACAATGGGAAAATGGCTTGTTGTGATGCAACGGAGCTTCAG GTGAGAGCGATTATATCGCTGGCGAGCCGGGAAGCGGAGGAGAAATCGAGCAAGAATTTGGCGGCGATGAATTCGCCGGTGTATAGTGCGGCGACCGGGCTGTCGATGAAGAGGTCGCTGAAGAGATTTCTGGAGAAGAGAAAGAGTAGGGCTCAAACGATATCGCCATACTCGATTGCCAGACAATAG
- the LOC125186540 gene encoding uncharacterized protein LOC125186540 — protein sequence MGMALLNHKEKLTLNLEKKEKKSNLNSFYFFLVFIIMYLSTFYIFNLSPSTLIRTTKFWFIMSNTIILIIAADSGAFSPSKTLEDHTKNNLPPTPLPYNFPTKYVPKTTPNHHHQTPPEKIIEVVVVAAASDDDHIVFTQETLEIEKDDDEKESEIERVEEEEAVETLSEAEREEDEYSRMSDEEVNERVEEFIRRFNRQIRLQAVRNRRPLA from the coding sequence ATGGGCATGGCATTGTTAAATCACAAAGAGAAACTCACCCTAAACTTAgagaaaaaggagaagaaatCCAATCTAAACTCCTTCTACTTCTTCCTTGTATTCATAATCATGTACCTTTCCACATTCTACATCTTCAATCTCTCCCCTTCAACTCTCATCCGCACCACCAAATTCTGGTTCATCATGTCCAACACCATCATCCTCATCATCGCTGCTGATTCCGGCGCCTTCTCCCCCTCCAAAACCCTCGAAGATCACACCAAAAACAACCTCCCACCAACCCCTCTCCCCTATAATTTCCCCACCAAATATGTCCCAAAAACAACAccaaatcatcatcatcagacACCTCCAGAAAAGATAATAGAGGTGGTGGTTGTTGCTGCTGCTTCAGATGACGATCACATTGTCTTCACACAAGAAACCCTCGAAATCgaaaaagatgatgatgagaaaGAAAGTGAGATTGAGAGGGtggaagaggaggaggcggtggAGACGTTGTCTGAAGCTGAAAGGGAAGAAGACGAGTACTCGAGAATGTCGGATGAAGAAGTGAATGAAAGAGTGGAGGAGTTTATTCGAAGGTTTAACCGACAGATTAGGCTTCAAGCTGTCAGAAACCGACGACCCTTGGcctga